In Aerococcaceae bacterium zg-252, the genomic window ATGCTAATCCATTACTGAACGTTTTTGTAGTTGATGTAGATGATGTCAAAGAGATTAAAGTAGTAGCAGAGGCTATTAAAAAAATGACTTATGCACATGAGGTCACTTATGGCGAAGTAACGGCTGATAAATTATTGAAGCAAATTGAAATTGTGCGTTACATTTTAGCGGTTATTGCAGCAGTATTTTTAGTAGTGGCTGTTTTACTAGTAAGTAATACCATTCGTCTAACAATTTTTGCACGACAAACAGAAATTGAGATTATGCGTTTAGTGGGAGCGAAGAATAGTTTTATTCGAGCACCATTTGCTTATGAAGGTGCATTTATTGGTATTATCGGTAGCTGTGTTGCATTCGGATTACTATATGCTATCTATGAAGCGATTCGTCTAGCTCCGTCACAGTTGTTTGGTATTATGAATATACGCTTTATACCGACTTGGCCTTTCTTTATTTTCTTAGGAATTGGTATCTTGATTATTGGTATTCTCTTAGGAATACTAGGTGCTCGCCGTTCAATGAAACAATTTTTAAAAATATAATGATAAAAGGGAACGTAGCTTTATTGAATACGTTCCTTTTATCATTATATTGGTTTGAAATTACATCATGTCAGCACGAATAACACGTTCTGATTCTGCGTCAAAGAAGTGAGCTTTGTTCATGTTGAAACCTAATTCAATTACTTCACCTGGGTTGTGGAAGTCACGAGCGTCAACACGAGCGATAAATTCTGTATCCCCAACTTTTGAGTAAAGCATTGTTTCAGCACCTAATAACTCTGAAACGACAACTTCTGAACGAACAATTGAACCAGGGTTAGCATCTAAGAATACTTGTTCTGATTGAATATCTTCAGGACGGATACCGAAAATAATTTGTTTTCCATTGAAACCACGTTCTTCTAATAATTTACGTTGTGGTTCTGTAATTTTTAATTCTAAACCTTGATGATTTGAAATGACACCGTCATTCAATGTTACTTTGAAGAAGTTCATTGCAGGTGAACCAATGAAACCTGCTACGAATACGTTATTTGGTGTATTGTACACTTCTTGAGGTGATCCGATTTGTTGGATAATACCGTCTTTCATAATAACGATACGGCTTGCCATTGTCATCGCTTCAGTTTGGTCATGTGTTACGTAAATAGTCGTTGTATTTAAACGTTGGTGTAATTTAGCGATTTCAGCACGCATTTGTACACGTAATTTAGCATCTAAGTTTGATAAAGGCTCATCCATTAAGAATACTTTAGCATCACGAACGATTGCACGACCTAAGGCAACACGTTGACGTTGACCACCAGATAAAGCAGCTGGTTTACGATCTAAGTATTGAGTTAAGCCTAAGATTTCCGCAGCATTTTCTACACGTGACTTGATTTCATCTTTTGGATATTTACGTAATTTTAAACCGAAAGCCATGTTATCAAATACTGTCATGTGAGGATATAACGCATAGTTTTGGAATACCATTGCGATGTCACGATCTTTTGGTGCTACATCATTCATTAATGTATCGCCAATCCATAATTCACCTTCAGAAATATCTTCCAAACCAGCAATCATACGTAATGTAGTTGATTTACCACAACCTGAAGGGCCTACGAATACGATAAATTCACGATCTTGAATATCTAAGTTGAAGTCTGTTACTGAATAAAAATCAGCACCTTCATATTTTTTATGAATACCTTTAAGTTTCATTTCTACCATAATTAAAATCTCCTTTATTAAGTTTGTAATCCAAGTATAAAATGAAAACGTTTGAAAATCTATTGGCTGAGTGCACAAAATATTCCGTCAAATTGTAGAAAGGGTTTGCATCATGGAGCTTATTGAACAATAAATGAGTATCTTATTATAAAATTTTATAAAATATGACTGTGTATAGCAATATCAGTGTATGTTTGATAGTGATTTGTGATAGAATAGATACGAGAAATAGGCAAGGAGACAAGATTATATAATGGAAAAAATAAGAGGTTTTGAAGTCGTATCTTACTATGCTGAGCAAAATATTCAATTACCAAAGCGTGCTACACATCACGCAGCAGGATATGATATTGAAGCAGCAGAAGATATTGTTTTACCAAGTTTTTGGAAAGATTTGTTACGCTATTTATTACAAGAAATGAAGCAATGGATTTATCAGTCACCAAAAGATAAGGAAGAAAAGGCAAAGGTTCTGCATGAAAAATTATTAAAACCAACTTTAATTCCAACAGGATTGAAAGCTTATATGCAAGATGATGAATATTTGCAAATTATTAATCGTTCAAGTAATCCTTTGAAACGATTTTTAGTATTACCGAATAGTATCGGCATTATTGATAGTGATTATTATAATAATGAATCGAA contains:
- a CDS encoding ABC transporter permease; the protein is MSVIRNFFRHIRDGIRNLFRNGWMTIASIFTMSLTLMMMGGLVLLLMNVEKITKDIESGIQIRVMIDLAANATDEQVLKQKIEQLDHVANVVYRTKDEELQDIIENVGQEFSLHEGDANPLLNVFVVDVDDVKEIKVVAEAIKKMTYAHEVTYGEVTADKLLKQIEIVRYILAVIAAVFLVVAVLLVSNTIRLTIFARQTEIEIMRLVGAKNSFIRAPFAYEGAFIGIIGSCVAFGLLYAIYEAIRLAPSQLFGIMNIRFIPTWPFFIFLGIGILIIGILLGILGARRSMKQFLKI
- the ugpC gene encoding sn-glycerol-3-phosphate ABC transporter ATP-binding protein UgpC codes for the protein MVEMKLKGIHKKYEGADFYSVTDFNLDIQDREFIVFVGPSGCGKSTTLRMIAGLEDISEGELWIGDTLMNDVAPKDRDIAMVFQNYALYPHMTVFDNMAFGLKLRKYPKDEIKSRVENAAEILGLTQYLDRKPAALSGGQRQRVALGRAIVRDAKVFLMDEPLSNLDAKLRVQMRAEIAKLHQRLNTTTIYVTHDQTEAMTMASRIVIMKDGIIQQIGSPQEVYNTPNNVFVAGFIGSPAMNFFKVTLNDGVISNHQGLELKITEPQRKLLEERGFNGKQIIFGIRPEDIQSEQVFLDANPGSIVRSEVVVSELLGAETMLYSKVGDTEFIARVDARDFHNPGEVIELGFNMNKAHFFDAESERVIRADMM
- a CDS encoding dUTP diphosphatase produces the protein MEKIRGFEVVSYYAEQNIQLPKRATHHAAGYDIEAAEDIVLPSFWKDLLRYLLQEMKQWIYQSPKDKEEKAKVLHEKLLKPTLIPTGLKAYMQDDEYLQIINRSSNPLKRFLVLPNSIGIIDSDYYNNESNEGHIFVQMLNFGLVDQKIKKGERIAQGIFTTFLKVDSDNGGESTRTGGFGSSSK